The Thermodesulfobacteriota bacterium genome includes a region encoding these proteins:
- a CDS encoding GYD domain-containing protein, with product MPIFMMFGKYSAESLKDISSERTDRAVELINKNGGKVISMYAVLGEHDLVFTLEFPDAEKAMATSVELNKLTGISFTTSPVVEVEKFDKLLGKAKDI from the coding sequence ATGCCTATATTCATGATGTTCGGCAAGTACTCGGCAGAATCATTAAAAGACATCAGCTCCGAACGGACAGACCGGGCGGTGGAACTGATCAATAAAAACGGTGGAAAGGTTATCTCCATGTACGCTGTGCTCGGAGAGCATGATCTGGTCTTTACACTGGAATTTCCCGATGCAGAAAAAGCGATGGCCACTTCGGTTGAATTAAACAAGTTGACAGGAATTTCCTTTACCACATCGCCGGTAGTGGAGGTCGAAAAGTTCGATAAGCTATTGGGTAAGGCAAAAGATATCTAA